A stretch of Vigna angularis cultivar LongXiaoDou No.4 chromosome 4, ASM1680809v1, whole genome shotgun sequence DNA encodes these proteins:
- the LOC108331159 gene encoding UPF0481 protein At3g47200 isoform X2, translating into MSKDDVEIDIKKLLEKGKSLITDECCIYRVPLNIRKLNEDAYTPQVVSIGPFHHDTIDRLRDMESHKRMYCKSFLDRTHTTSESWISYIEREEPKIRSCYSGTLVSDKKKLLEIIFVDCGFILELFWRKYYDDNVLSDDINSLSAPWLTNMMLYDLLLLENQLPFYVLDNLYSASYDSTYGRNCNIPSFIELTYRFFGRFNISELTFVNNNEIKHFTDLIRVFHFKHPWRGEQELSRSDEFLKHLPSATQLSEAGVRFKFWTF; encoded by the exons ATGAGCAAGGATGATGTAGAGATCGATATTAAAAAGTTGTTGGAGAAAGGAAAGTCTCTCATAACTGATGAGTGTTGCATCTACAGAGTACCCTTAAATATTCGCAAACTCAACGAAGATGCTTACACCCCACAGGTTGTTTCTATTGGCCCTTTTCACCATGACACCATCGATCGCCTTCGGGATATGGAAAGTCACAAAAGAATGTATTGCAAGTCATTTCTTGATCGAACCCATACGACATCGGAAAGCTGGATCAGCTACATTGAACGTGAGGAGCCCAAAATTCGCAGTTGTTACTCAGGTACACTTGTCTCCGACAAGAAGAAACTGCTAGAGATAATCTTTGTGGATTGCGGTTTTATACTTGAACTCTTTTGGAGAAAATATTATGATGACAATGTGTTAAGTGATGACATCAATTCTCTTTCAGCACCATGGCTAACCAATATGATGCTATATGATTTGTTGTTACTTGAAAATCAACTTCCCTTTTATGTCCTTGACAATCTCTATTCGGCCAGCTATGATTCTACATATGGTCGTAATTGTAACATCCCTTCGTTCATCGAGCTTACGTATAGGTTTTTTGGCCGTTTCAATATATCCGAGTTGACTTTTGTCAACAATAACGAGATAAAACACTTCACTGATCTGATACGAGTCTTTCACTTTAAACATCCTTGGAGAGGAGAACAAGAGCTTTCAAGGAGCGACGAATTTCTGAAACATCTTCCCAGTGCTACTCAGTTGTCAGAAGCAGGAGTAAGGTTTAAG TTCTGGACGTTCTAG
- the LOC108331159 gene encoding UPF0481 protein At3g47200 isoform X1, with protein sequence MSKDDVEIDIKKLLEKGKSLITDECCIYRVPLNIRKLNEDAYTPQVVSIGPFHHDTIDRLRDMESHKRMYCKSFLDRTHTTSESWISYIEREEPKIRSCYSGTLVSDKKKLLEIIFVDCGFILELFWRKYYDDNVLSDDINSLSAPWLTNMMLYDLLLLENQLPFYVLDNLYSASYDSTYGRNCNIPSFIELTYRFFGRFNISELTFVNNNEIKHFTDLIRVFHFKHPWRGEQELSRSDEFLKHLPSATQLSEAGVRFKVTESKCLLDLKFTKSVLEIPQLLVHDASELVFRNMIALEQCHYPYESYITDYIVVLDVLVNTSHDVDLLLRKGILVNFLGDSDSAAKMINGLCKNLLQINFSCHYFRLCEDLNAFLRNPFRKLRSSLKRNYWQTAATSAVILLVLSFVQTLCSIWELYKR encoded by the coding sequence ATGAGCAAGGATGATGTAGAGATCGATATTAAAAAGTTGTTGGAGAAAGGAAAGTCTCTCATAACTGATGAGTGTTGCATCTACAGAGTACCCTTAAATATTCGCAAACTCAACGAAGATGCTTACACCCCACAGGTTGTTTCTATTGGCCCTTTTCACCATGACACCATCGATCGCCTTCGGGATATGGAAAGTCACAAAAGAATGTATTGCAAGTCATTTCTTGATCGAACCCATACGACATCGGAAAGCTGGATCAGCTACATTGAACGTGAGGAGCCCAAAATTCGCAGTTGTTACTCAGGTACACTTGTCTCCGACAAGAAGAAACTGCTAGAGATAATCTTTGTGGATTGCGGTTTTATACTTGAACTCTTTTGGAGAAAATATTATGATGACAATGTGTTAAGTGATGACATCAATTCTCTTTCAGCACCATGGCTAACCAATATGATGCTATATGATTTGTTGTTACTTGAAAATCAACTTCCCTTTTATGTCCTTGACAATCTCTATTCGGCCAGCTATGATTCTACATATGGTCGTAATTGTAACATCCCTTCGTTCATCGAGCTTACGTATAGGTTTTTTGGCCGTTTCAATATATCCGAGTTGACTTTTGTCAACAATAACGAGATAAAACACTTCACTGATCTGATACGAGTCTTTCACTTTAAACATCCTTGGAGAGGAGAACAAGAGCTTTCAAGGAGCGACGAATTTCTGAAACATCTTCCCAGTGCTACTCAGTTGTCAGAAGCAGGAGTAAGGTTTAAGGTAACCGAAAGTAAATGTTTACTGGATTTGAAATTTACAAAATCGGTTCTTGAAATCCCGCAATTGCTTGTACATGATGCTTCTGAACTTGTGTTTCGCAACATGATAGCTTTAGAGCAGTGTCATTATCCTTATGAGTCCTATATTACTGATTATATTGTAGTTCTGGACGTTCTAGTAAACACAAGCCATGACGTGGATCTACTGCTTCGAAAGGGAATACTGGTGAACTTTTTAGGAGACAGCGATTCTGCGGCTAAAATGATTAATGGTCTTTGTAAAAATTTACTGCAGATAAATTTTAGTTGCCATTACTTTCGTCTCTGCGAAGACTTGAATGCTTTCCTTAGAAATCCCTTTCGTAAATTGAGGTCAAGTTTGAAACGTAATTATTGGCAAACCGCTGCTACCTCTGCTGTAATTCTTCTTGTTCTCTCTTTTGTTCAAACACTTTGCTCTATCTGGGAACTATACAAGCGTTAG
- the LOC108331159 gene encoding UPF0481 protein At3g47200 isoform X3, with product MSKDDVEIDIKKLLEKGKSLITDECCIYRVPLNIRKLNEDAYTPQVVSIGPFHHDTIDRLRDMESHKRMYCKSFLDRTHTTSESWISYIEREEPKIRSCYSGTLVSDKKKLLEIIFVDCGFILELFWRKYYDDNVLSDDINSLSAPWLTNMMLYDLLLLENQLPFYVLDNLYSASYDSTYGRNCNIPSFIELTYRFFGRFNISELTFVNNNEIKHFTDLIRVFHFKHPWRGEQELSRSDEFLKHLPSATQLSEAGVRFK from the exons ATGAGCAAGGATGATGTAGAGATCGATATTAAAAAGTTGTTGGAGAAAGGAAAGTCTCTCATAACTGATGAGTGTTGCATCTACAGAGTACCCTTAAATATTCGCAAACTCAACGAAGATGCTTACACCCCACAGGTTGTTTCTATTGGCCCTTTTCACCATGACACCATCGATCGCCTTCGGGATATGGAAAGTCACAAAAGAATGTATTGCAAGTCATTTCTTGATCGAACCCATACGACATCGGAAAGCTGGATCAGCTACATTGAACGTGAGGAGCCCAAAATTCGCAGTTGTTACTCAGGTACACTTGTCTCCGACAAGAAGAAACTGCTAGAGATAATCTTTGTGGATTGCGGTTTTATACTTGAACTCTTTTGGAGAAAATATTATGATGACAATGTGTTAAGTGATGACATCAATTCTCTTTCAGCACCATGGCTAACCAATATGATGCTATATGATTTGTTGTTACTTGAAAATCAACTTCCCTTTTATGTCCTTGACAATCTCTATTCGGCCAGCTATGATTCTACATATGGTCGTAATTGTAACATCCCTTCGTTCATCGAGCTTACGTATAGGTTTTTTGGCCGTTTCAATATATCCGAGTTGACTTTTGTCAACAATAACGAGATAAAACACTTCACTGATCTGATACGAGTCTTTCACTTTAAACATCCTTGGAGAGGAGAACAAGAGCTTTCAAGGAGCGACGAATTTCTGAAACATCTTCCCAGTGCTACTCAGTTGTCAGAAGCAGGAGTAAGGTTTAAG TAA
- the LOC108330491 gene encoding uncharacterized protein LOC108330491 has translation MSSLHGYLIRSFHLCGRNKTTRSSQWPHIPSATKLSGAGIGLGSNESKCFLNLSFSKKVLKIPKFRVDDGTELLFRNMVALEQFHYPKEAYITEYALVLQDLVNTGKDVDILVRAGIMKNLLGDSDSAAERTKRLCRNIVLKDFSSDYVTLWQDLDASYKSRRLKLKSTLRRDYCKSPWQTAATVAAIVVLILSFVQTICSIWQIKQS, from the coding sequence ATGTCATCACTTCACGGATATCTAATACGAAGTTTTCACTTATGTGGAAGAAATAAGACTACTAGGAGTAGCCAATGGCCGCATATTCCTAGTGCTACTAAGTTGTCAGGAGCAGGAATAGGGTTAGGAAGCAACGAAAGTAAGTGCTTTCTAAACTTGAGTTTTTCAAAAAAGGTTcttaaaataccaaaattcaGAGTGGACGATGGTACTGAACTTTTGTTTCGCAACATGGTGGCTTTGGAGCAGTTTCACTATCCTAAAGAGGCCTACATTACAGAATATGCTCTTGTTCTGCAAGATCTAGTAAACACAGGGAAGGATGTGGATATACTGGTTAGAGCAGGAATAATGAAGAACTTATTAGGGGATAGTGATTCTGCTGCTGAAAGAACTAAACGTCTTTGCAGAAATATTGTTCTCAAGGATTTCAGTTCTGATTACGTCACTCTGTGGCAGGACTTGGATGCTTCGTATAAAAGTCGTCGTCTTAAGTTGAAGTCAACTCTCAGACGTGATTACTGTAAAAGTCCTTGGCAAACCGCTGCCACCGTTGCTGCTATTGTTgttcttattctttcttttgttcAAACAATTTGTTCTATCTGGCAGATAAAACAGTCTTAG
- the LOC108331162 gene encoding UPF0481 protein At3g47200, whose protein sequence is MTNHRDQKDVVIDIRKKLKEAGPPITKKCTIYRVPFDIRKHKVDAYTPKIVSIGPLHHNTHPGLQNMERHKLIYCNSFLERTQTDVDTWIRRIEGIEPDLRRCYSEKLEISKEELVNIILVDSGFIFELFRKDYCKDWSENDTFISIPLIRDTVAVDLFLFENQIPFHVLTDLFKLSRTTGSDAGNNAIPSFDELTFHYFDFYNKPKLKFDDESISISHFTDLVRTFHLQHPQENRPSRRDELLKHVPTANELSEAGVHFKVLNRDCLLDLKFSGGVLQMPQLTVEDRTEVLFRNMVALEQCHYPLESYITDYICLFDFLINSSKDVDTLVQQEVLVNWTGDTDTVVNLFNSLGKNITQSNMNSNYLFVSQKLNVFYRNIFNKMKSTLRRDYCNSPWQTAATIAAIVLLVLSVIQTVCSIIGVLPKE, encoded by the coding sequence ATGACGAACCACAGGGACCAGAAGGACGTTGTGATCGATATAAGGAAGAAGCTGAAGGAGGCAGGGCCACCAATAACTAAAAAGTGTACCATATACAGAGTGCCCTTTGATATCCGCAAACACAAAGTAGATGCATACACCCCAAAGATTGTTTCTATAGGCCCTCTTCACCACAACACTCATCCTGGCCTTCAAAACATGGAAAGACACAAACTCATTTATTGTAACTCATTTCTTGAACGAACCCAAACAGATGTGGACACCTGGATCCGCCGCATAGAAGGGATAGAGCCTGATTTGCGCCGCTGTTATTCAGAAAAGCTTGAGATCAGCAAGGAGGAACTGGTGAATATAATCTTGGTGGATTCTGGTTTTATATTTGAGCTTTTCCGGAAAGACTATTGCAAGGACTGGTCTGAGAATGACACATTTATTTCAATTCCCTTGATAAGGGACACTGTAGCAGTAGATTTGTTCTTATTTGAGAATCAGATTCCATTTCATGTTCTCACCGATCTTTTCAAACTCTCTCGCACCACTGGATCTGATGCTGGTAACAACGCCATTCCTTCATTTGATGAACTTACCTTTCACTATTTTGATTTTTACAACAAACCTAAGTTGAAATTCGATGATGAAAGTATTAGCATAAGTCACTTCACGGATCTAGTTAGAACTTTCCACTTGCAACATCCTCAGGAAAACCGACCTTCTAGGCGTGATGAATTACTGAAACATGTTCCTACTGCTAACGAGTTGTCAGAAGCAGGTGTGCACTTTAAGGTTCTCAACAGGGACTGTTTGCTAGACTTGAAATTTTCAGGAGGAGTTCTTCAAATGCCGCAGTTGACAGTGGAAGATCGTACTGAGGTTTTGTTTCGAAATATGGTGGCTTTGGAGCAGTGTCACTATCCTCTAGAATCCTACATTACAGACTATATTTGTCTTTTTGACTTCCTTATAAACAGCAGCAAAGATGTGGATACACTGGTCCAACAGGAAGTACTGGTGAACTGGACAGGAGACACTGATACTGTGGTCAATCTGTTCAATAGTCTTGGCAAAAATATTACACAGTCAAACATGAATTCAAATTACTTATTTGTCAGTCAAAAATTGAATGTTTTTTATCGTAATATCTTTAATAAGATGAAATCCACTCTGAGACGTGATTATTGCAACAGTCCTTGGCAAACTGCTGCTACCATTGCTGCAATTGTTCTCCTTGTTCTCTCTGTGATTCAAACAGTTTGTTCTATCATCGGTGTACTTCCGAAAGAATAG
- the LOC128196281 gene encoding uncharacterized protein LOC128196281 gives MMNMDDVVIHVKGVLERANSAITKKCCIYRVPLLIRQLNQKAYTPKVVSIGPYHHNTHRLRNMERHKVMYCKSFLQRTNTNMETWIKYIAGYIRDGIGLAVVAGASMASRAGETVQRKKGKNSLSIVLDKIFVST, from the exons ATGATGAACATGGATGATGTTGTGATCCATGTTAAAGGAGTGTTGGAGAGAGCAAACTCAGCAATAACTAAAAAGTGCTGCATCTACAGAGTACCCTTACTTATTCGCCAACTCAATCAAAAAGCTTACACCCCAAAGGTTGTTTCCATCGGCCCTTATCATCATAACACCCACCGTCTTCGGAACATGGAAAGACACAAAGTAATGTATTGCAAGTCATTTCTCCAACGAACCAACACAAATATGGAAACTTGGATCAAATATATCGCAG GATATATCAGAGATGGCATAGGACTTGCGGTAGTAGCAGGAGCTTCCATGGCTTCTAGGGCTGGAGAAACCGTGCAAAGAAAAAAGGGGAAAAACAG TTTGTCAATAGTGTTGGACAAGATTTTTGTTTCTACATAA